A single genomic interval of Camelina sativa cultivar DH55 chromosome 11, Cs, whole genome shotgun sequence harbors:
- the LOC104728717 gene encoding mitogen-activated protein kinase kinase kinase 3-like has product MNRNRMMREPLRVDESSMKHVSVLGRGSFGCVSLQRDSNFRLYAKKSSSSFSQLKDYHKEVRIMLRFRNHPRIVQALSSFVHLSTPPEQRCHIYMEYASKGTLFNMIFRFRGKPMPENMIRRAAFMILQGLDALHSNGYVHCDLKPANVLVFPSTTVGEPWDLKLADFGFSKEPCTDSRSLFHGTEQYMPPESLGPDGEMGSSTVDIWSLGCMVIEMFGGCPLNMGDRYMWRLPVLVSPVADDFLMRCLALQPSRRATAAELLTHPFVAQKNSTVPILTEMPPYPFLRFPPSIMDNVMEEYARLGVVV; this is encoded by the coding sequence ATGAATAGGAATAGGATGATGAGAGAACCTCTGCGTGTAGACGAGTCTTCAATGAAGCATGTCTCTGTTCTTGGCAGAGGAAGCTTTGGCTGTGTCTCTCTCCAACGCGATTCTAACTTCCGACTCTACGCAAAGAAGTCATCTTCTTCGTTCAGTCAATTGAAGGATTACCATAAAGAGGTTAGGATCATGCTTCGTTTCCGCAATCATCCTCGCATCGTCCAAGCCTTAAGCTCTTTTGTTCACTTATCCACCCCACCAGAACAAAGATGTCACATCTATATGGAGTATGCCTCTAAAGGCACGCTCTTCAATATGATCTTTCGGTTTCGTGGGAAGCCGATGCCTGAGAATATGATCCGACGCGCCGCTTTTATGATCCTACAAGGACTCGACGCTCTTCACTCAAACGGCTACGTTCACTGCGACCTCAAGCCAGCCAACGTCCTCGTCTTCCCTTCCACCACTGTTGGAGAGCCATGGGATCTTAAGCTTGCTGATTTCGGTTTCTCTAAAGAGCCTTGTACGGATTCTAGGTCGTTGTTTCATGGTACGGAGCAGTACATGCCGCCAGAATCTCTTGGACCGGACGGAGAGATGGGATCCTCGACCGTTGATATATGGTCTCTAGGGTGTATGGTTATTGAGATGTTTGGAGGTTGTCCATTGAATATGGGAGACCGTTACATGTGGAGGCTTCCAGTACTTGTATCTCCGGTGGCAGACGACTTCTTGATGCGGTGCTTGGCTTTGCAGCCGTCACGTAGGGCTACCGCGGCAGAGCTGTTGACTCATCCATTTGTTGCGCAAAAAAACAGTACTGTTCCAATATTGACAGAGATGCCTCCGTATCCTTTCTTAAGGTTTCCTCCCTCCATAATGGACAACGTGATGGAAGAATATGCTAGACTTGGAGTGGTGGTTTGA
- the LOC104751389 gene encoding uncharacterized protein LOC104751389: protein MATKKVIAICQSGGEFVTNKDGSLAYSGGDAYAIDIDQDTSMSDFKSELAENFGFSWETMTLKYFLPGNKKTLITISKDKDFKRMVSFSSDAANVEIFVLPEEADARNDTNMPASRSSRTTASEAVVPVASAGDIVVGDDDMITDDFQIEIGMMPEESSPLPGNFVLTDEKQHVKAAQQWENAITGVDQRFNSFTEFRDVLHKYSIAHGFTYKYKKNDSHRVSVKCKAQGCPWRITASRLSTTQLICIKKMNSRHTCERAVVKAGYRATRGWIGSIIKEKLKAFPDYKPKDIAEDIKREYGIQLNYSQAWRAKEIAREQLQGSYKEAYSQLPSFCEKITETNPGSIATFMTKEDSSFHRLFISFYASISGFRQGCRPLLFLDSAVLNSKYQGVMLVATAPDAEDGIFPVAFAVVDSETEENWVWFLENLKLALAEPRTITFVADFQNGQKNALPLVFEKGQHHAYCLRHLAEKLNTDLQAQFSHEARRFMLNDFYAAAYATQPEAYYRSLENIKNISPDAYTWVIESEPFHWANALFEGERYNHMNSTFGLDFYSWVSEAHELPITQMIDQLRAKLMQSIYTHQVQSREWVTTLTPTNEEKLQKEIELARSLQVSAPHNSLFEVHGESLNLVDINQCDCDCKVWRITGLPCSHAVAVIECIGKSPYDYCSRYFTSDSYRSTYAESINPVPNTTMMMMMVEEPPVEGVVSVTPPPTRRTPPGRPKSKQVEPLDMIKRQLQCSNCKGLGHNKKTCKAVS, encoded by the exons ATGGCGACGAAGAAAGTGATAGCTATATGTCAGTCAGGGGGAGAGTTTGTGACTAATAAAG ATGGATCATTAGCTTATTCCGGTGGCGATGCTTATGCCATAGACATCGATCAAGACACTTCCATGAGTGATTTCAAATCCGAATTAGCTGAAAATTTCGGGTTTAGTTGGGAGACTATGACACTTAAGTACTTCCTCCCTGGAAACAAGAAAACTTTAATCACCATCTCTAAAGATAAAGATTTCAAACGCATGGTTAGCTTTTCCTCAGATGCAGCAAATGTCGAGATATTCGTTTTACCCGAAGAAGCTGATGCCAGGAATGACACCAACATGCCAGCTAGTCG ATCAAGTAGGACGACTGCATCGGAAGCAGTGGTACCTGTAGCTTCCGCAGGAGATATTGTCGTGGGGGATGATGATATGATAACAGATGATTTTCAGATTGAAATAGGAATGATGCCTGAAGAAAGCAGTCCTTTGCcgggaaattttgttttgactGACGAGAAACAGCATGTAAAAGCCGCGCAGCAGTGGGAAAACGCAATCACTGGTGTTGATCAAAGGTTCAACAGCTTTACAGAGTTCCGAGATGTGTTGCACAAGTACTCGATCGCTCATGGGTTTACTTACAAGTACAAGAAGAACGATAGTCATCGTGTTTCAGTCAAATGCAAGGCTCAAGGTTGTCCATGGCGTATCACTGCATCGAGGCTTTCGACTACGCAGCTGATTTGCATCAAGAAAATGAATTCAAGGCACACGTGTGAGAGAGCGGTTGTGAAAGCTGGGTACCGTGCAACAAGAGGTTGGATTGGAAGTATTATCAAGGAGAAGTTGAAAGCCTTTCCGGATTACAAACCAAAGGATATTGCAGAGGATATTAAAAGAGAGTATGGGATTCAACTGAATTACTCACAGGCATGGAGAGCTAAAGAGATCGCTAGAGAGCAGCTTCAAGGTTCTTATAAAGAGGCATATAGTCAACTTCCTTCTTTCTGCGAGAAGATCACGGAGACAAATCCTGGAAGTATCGCAACTTTCATGACAAAAGAAGATTCGAGCTTCCATCGTCTTTTCATATCGTTCTACGCATCAATATCTGGGTTTAGACAAGGTTGTCGCCCTCTCCTTTTCCTTGACAGCGCTGTCTTGAACTCTAAGTACCAAGGGGTTATGCTTGTTGCTACAGCTCCTGACGCCGAAGATGGAATATTTCCAGTGGCTTTTGCAGTTGTGGATTCTGAGACAGAAGAAAACTGGGTTTGGTTTTTGGAGAATCTCAAGTTGGCATTGGCCGAGCCCCGGACAATCACATTTGTCGCAGATTTCCAAAACGGTCAGAAGAATGCATTGCCGCTGGTATTTGAAAAAGGACAGCATCATGCCTATTGTCTGCGTCACCTCGCCGAGAAGTTAAATACGGACTTGCAGGCTCAGTTTTCTCATGAAGCAAGAAGGTTTATGCTCAACGACTTCTATGCTGCAGCTTATGCGACACAACCCGAGGCATATTACCGTTCTTTggagaatataaaaaatatttccccTGATGCTTACACTTGGGTTATAGAAAGTGAACCATTCCATTGGGCAAATGCTTTGTTTGAAGGAGAGAGATATAACCACATGAACTCCACTTTTGGGCTAGATTTCTACAGCTGGGTTTCCGAAGCACATGAGTTGCCCATAACGCAAATGATAGACCAACTTAGAGCAAAGTTGATGCAATCGATATATACCCATCAGGTACAATCCAGGGAATGGGTTACAACCCTAACACCAACCAACGAGGAGAAGctacaaaaagaaatagaactTGCAAGGTCACTTCAGGTTTCAGCGCCTCACAATAGCTTATTCGAGGTTCATGGTGAATCCCTCAACTTAGTTGATATCAATCAGTGTGATTGCGACTGTAAGGTATGGAGAATTACTGGTTTACCATGTAGCCACGCAGTTGCAGTGATTGAATGTATCGGGAAAAGCCCTTATGATTACTGCTCCAGATACTTTACCTCAGACAGTTACCGTTCAACGTATGCTGAGTCCATTAACCCTGTCCCTAACAccacaatgatgatgatgatggtggagGAACCGCCCGTTGAGGGGGTTGTTTCAGTTACTCCACCGCCCACAAGACGAACACCACCAGGGAGGCCAAAGAGTAAGCAGGTGGAACCACTAGACATGATCAAGCGTCAGCTCCAGTGTAGCAACTGCAAGGGTTTAGGACACAACAAGAAGACCTGCAAAGCTGTATCTTAA
- the LOC104725384 gene encoding mitochondrial thiamine pyrophosphate carrier-like, producing MVQATKDIFREEGFRGFWRGNVPALLMVMPYTSIQFTVLHKLKSFASGSTKTKDHIHLSPYLSFVSGALAGCAATLGSYPFDLLRTILASQGEPKVYPTMRSAFVDIIQSRGIRGLYNGLTPTLVEIVPYAGLQFGTYDMFKRWMMDWNRYILSSKNPINMDTNLSSFQLFVCGLGAGTSAKLVCHPLDVVKKRFQIEGLQRHPRYGARVERRAYRNMLDGLRQIMISEGWHGLYKGIVPSTVKAAPAGAVTFVAYEFTSDWLESISW from the exons ATGGTACAGGCAACTAAAGACATTTTTAGAGAAGAAGGCTTTCGG ggGTTTTGGCGGGGTAATGTGCCAGCTTTGCTCATGGTCATGCCATATACTTCAATTCAGTTTACAGTACTACATAAGTTGAAGTCTTTTGCATCTGGTTCTACTAAAACAA AGGATCATATACATCTGAGCCCTTATCTATCCTTCGTCAGTGGAGCGTTAGCAGGATGTGCTGCTACACTAGGATCTTATCCCTTTGATCTTCTTAGGACAATATTGGCATCACAAGGGGAGCCTAAG GTGTATCCAACAATGAGATCTGCATTTGTCGATATTATTCAGTCTCGAGGCATAAGAGGATTGTATAATGGATTAACACCAACTCTTGTTGAGATTGTGCCATACGCTGGCCTGCAATTTGGCACATATGATATGTTTAAGCGTTGGATGATG gacTGGAATCGATATATTTTATCCTCCAAAAACCCGATCAACATGGACACCAACCTTTCCAGCTTCCAGCTGTTTGTTTGTGGGCTTGGGGCTGGCACTAGCGCCAAGCTTGTCTGCCATCCTCTTGATGTGGTCAAAAAACGATTCCAG ATTGAAGGTCTACAGAGACATCCAAGATATGGTGCCCGAGTGGAGCGACGTGCATACAGAAACATGTTAGATGGTCTTAGACAGATAATGATATCAGAGGGCTGGCATGGTCTGTACAAAGGCATTGTGCCATCGACTGTGAAAGCTGCTCCTGCTGGTGCTGTTACCTTCGTGGCCTACGAGTTTACCTCCGACTGGTTGGAATCAATTTCTTGGTAG
- the LOC104728718 gene encoding uncharacterized protein LOC104728718: MEVANDMLNLGEDMPDPKIVEKILRTLFEKFTYIVCAIEESKDIRSMTMDGLQSSLRVHEQNMIRHDGEERVLKVEGQWRLSNFRGRGGYPARGRGRGGYQGRGRSNVNKENVECFKCHKMGHYKSECPV; the protein is encoded by the coding sequence ATGGAGGTGGCAAACGACATGCTCAACCTTGGAGAAGACATGCCTGATCCGAAGATCGTTGAGAAGATTCTCAGAACACTCTTTGAGAAATTCACATACATCGTATGTGCTATTGAAGAATCAAAGGACATCAGGAGCATGACAATGGATGGTTTGCAGAGTTCTCTGAGGGTTCATGAGCAGAACATGATTCGACATGATGGAGAAGAGAGAGTTCTGAAGGTCGAAGGTCAATGGAGATTAAGCAATTTCAGAGGTCGAGGAGGATACCCAGCCAGAGGAAGAGGCAGAGGTGGTTATCAAGGAAGAGGTCGCAGTAATGTTAACAAGGAAAATGTGGAGTGCTTCAAATGTCACAAGATGGGACACTACAAGTCGGAATGTCCTGTGTAG
- the LOC104725386 gene encoding F-box/kelch-repeat protein At5g49000-like — MSSWKEKKKSPPSESAPDPSLPYDLLLSCFARVSRLYYPTLSVVSKNCRSLVASAELYKTRTFLNRTESCLYVCLDFPPDPNPRWFTLYRRPNQTQKTEYSSGYVLVPIPITNSPPVDYKVLVTVGSNIYAIGGSVENAPSSSVSMLDCMSHTWHEAPSMRMERYNPTANVVDGKIYVSGSLEDSNSSNWMEVFDIKTQSWEPVLSPLDKRCSSIYTSAVIEGEIYLIGDKVVAYKPEGDKWGDIGEHQNMDLGVFYRCYCVIDNILYCYRPGGIKWYDSEKRSWRRLKGLKGLSTDASCCVKLVDYGGKMAILWDKYLPSAGYKSHTISCAVVSLGRCRNQDIRGKVEWFDDMLTVPGSYNFVGVLAATL, encoded by the coding sequence ATGTCATcgtggaaggagaagaagaagtcgccGCCGTCGGAATCGGCTCCAGATCCATCACTTCCCTATGATCTACTATTGAGCTGCTTCGCACGCGTCTCGAGATTATACTACCCGACTCTCTCTGTAGTCTCCAAGAACTGTCGATCCCTCGTTGCGTCGGCGGAGCTTTACAAGACTCGAACTTTCCTAAACCGCACGGAGAGTTGTCTCTACGTGTGCTTAGATTTCCCTCCTGACCCTAACCCACGTTGGTTCACTCTCTACCGAAGACCTAATCAAACCCAGAAGACAGAGTACTCAAGTGGATATGTTTTGGTTCCAATCCCTATTACCAATTCACCTCCTGTGGACTACAAGGTTCTCGTGACGGTTGGTTCTAATATCTATGCCATTGGCGGATCGGTTGAAAATGCACCTTCCTCTAGCGTCTCAATGTTAGACTGCATGTCTCATACTTGGCACGAGGCTCCAAGCATGCGTATGGAGCGGTATAACCCAACTGCTAATGTTGTTGATGGGAAGATTTATGTATCAGGAAGCTTGGAAGACTCCAATTCCTCCAATTGGATGGAGGTTTTCGATATAAAGACTCAATCTTGGGAGCCTGTGTTGAGCCCTCTTGATAAGAGATGTAGTAGTATATACACGAGTGCAGTGATTGAAGGAGAAATCTACTTGATTGGGGATAAGGTTGTGGCTtacaagcctgaaggagataaATGGGGAGATATAGGAGAGCATCAGAATATGGATTTAGGAGTGTTTTATCGTTGTTATTGCGTGATAGATAACATACTTTATTGTTATCGTCCTGGTGGAATCAAGTGGTATGACTCAGAGAAAAGATCGTGGCGGCGTTTGAAGGGTTTGAAAGGATTGTCTACGGATGCTAGTTGTTGTGTTAAGTTGGTGGATTATGGTGGAAAGATGGCGATTTTGTGGGACAAGTATTTACCTTCTGCTGGCTATAAGAGTCATACGATTTCTTGTGCGGTGGTTTCCCTTGGAAGATGCAGGAATCAGGATATTCGTGGAAAGGTCGAGTGGTTTGATGATATGCTTACAGTCCCTGGCTCTTACAATTTCGTGGGTGTTCTTGCTGCTACTCTCTGA
- the LOC104725388 gene encoding DNA replication complex GINS protein SLD5-like yields the protein MASSSEVGGSSADYETMMSTSDVELLKRAWRNEKAAPEILQYEGALVERAKEQIELVEETIEDYVENGKDPLLVSLYQMDLDRTQFLLRSYLRVRLLKIEKFMFHNLKSEEAERRLSEQERVFATKCADDLAKHFEETVLLKLPENYQSVLKQSQISEVDDMVPQPHLDTFVVCRSNNFVSLNLYEEGESPETVEMERGDLYFIRYKIVKGAIESGQIDLI from the exons ATGGCGTCGAGTTCGGAAGTGGGGGGATCATCGGCGGACTACGAAACAATGATGTCGACATCGGACGTTGAGCTATTGAAGAGGGCGTGGCGTAACGAGAAGGCGGCGCCGGAGATTCTTCAGTACGAAGGAGCTCTTGTTGAAAGAGCCAAAGAACAGATCGAATTAGTG GAAGAAACAATTGAGGATTATGTGGAAAATGGTAAAGACCCTTTATTGGTGTCACTTTATCAGATGGATTTGGACAGAACCCAGTTTCTACTCAGATCCTATCTCAGGGTTAGGCTTCTCAAG ATTGAGAAGTTTATGTTCCATAACCTCAAGTCAGAAGAAGCTGAAAGGCGGCTTTCTGAGCAGGAGAGAGTCTTTGCTACAAA GTGTGCTGATGATTTGGCAAAGCATTTCGAAGAGACTGTCCTGCTTAAGTTACCCGAGAATTATCAGTCGGTCCTCAAGCAATCCCAAATAAGTGAAGTGGATGATATGG TGCCGCAGCCCCATTTGGATACCTTTGTTGTTTGTAGAAGCAACAACTTTGTCTCCCTCAATCTATATGAAGA AGGAGAGAGCCCTGAGACTGTGGAAATGGAGCGTGGTGATCTCTACTTCATACGCTACAAGATTGTAAAAGGAGCAATCGAATCTGGCCAAATTGACTTGATCTGA
- the LOC104725389 gene encoding uncharacterized protein LOC104725389, translating into MHLWPSLKLRNSFKSTSQKRFQRMNSGKQSQSNQQKLLDGDNKESGNPEISSGGGFALVCRDVAMVLSCCYCCFCCGACVDDEEI; encoded by the exons ATGCATCTGTGGCCATCATTGAAACTTCGAAACTCCTTCAAGAGCACTAGCCAGAAGAGATTTCAAAGGATGAACAGTGGCAAACAAAGCCAAAGCAATCAGCAGAAACTCCTTGACGGCGACAACAAAGAATCAGGCAACCCGGAGATTTCATCTGGTGGTGGGTTTGCTCTTGTTTGCAGAGATGTTGCCATGGTTCTTTCTTGCTGCTACTGCTGTTTCTGCTGTGGAG cttgcgttgatgatgaagagattTGA